The following are encoded together in the Glycine soja cultivar W05 chromosome 5, ASM419377v2, whole genome shotgun sequence genome:
- the LOC114413453 gene encoding uncharacterized protein LOC114413453 isoform X2, giving the protein MLNLFTPQRLSWGSSTGGQEKVELTAAELESLRSELADIAEREAHSKAQLEHIDEVLRSARLSGYLYIRTRWATLPGEPPPLDDTEVDDWLPRFVVLHGACIFLYLLCTDLSPQDSTLLSDIVEVRRLPCFKREDGEIQYAFCILTRHGLRYECSSNSKIQVASWLSALQSDCKLESDTFCKADYKLESDTSVSNGSIEM; this is encoded by the exons ATGTTGAACTTGTTTACTCCACAGCGGCTGTCATGGGGTTCCAGTACTGGAGGTCAGGAAAAG GTTGAGCTAACAGCTGCAGAATTAGAGTCACTTCGATCGGAGCTTGCTGATATAGCAGAGAGGGAAGCTCACTCGAAAGCTCA GTTGGAACATATTGATGAAGTTTTGCGGTCTGCTCGTCTATCTGGATATTTATACATTCGAACT AGATGGGCAACACTACCAGGAGAACCTCCACCTTTAGATGATACTGAAGTAGATGATTGGCTTCCTCGTTTTGTCGTTCTCCATGGAGcatgtatatttttatatttgttgtgtACAG ACCTAAGCCCCCAGGACTCAACCCTTCTATCTGATATTGTTGAGGTAAGGAGATTACCATGCTTTAAGCGAGAAGATGGTGAAATTCaatatgccttttgtattttaacTCGTCATGGATTGCGCTATGAGTGCTCAAGCAATTCTAAGATACAG GTGGCCTCTTGGTTATCAGCTTTACAAAGTGACTGCAAATTGGAATCTGATACATTTTGCAAAGCTGACTACAAACTGGAATCTGATACATCAGTTTCCAATGGTTCGATTGAGATGTAA
- the LOC114413453 gene encoding uncharacterized protein LOC114413453 isoform X1, whose product MDDGPAKLNIIPDHFQVPTASIESPESRTSSIAEPGTDQSSRSSCRQRTRSKLRTAFMLNLFTPQRLSWGSSTGGQEKVELTAAELESLRSELADIAEREAHSKAQLEHIDEVLRSARLSGYLYIRTRWATLPGEPPPLDDTEVDDWLPRFVVLHGACIFLYLLCTDLSPQDSTLLSDIVEVRRLPCFKREDGEIQYAFCILTRHGLRYECSSNSKIQVASWLSALQSDCKLESDTFCKADYKLESDTSVSNGSIEM is encoded by the exons ATGGATGACGGTCCtgcaaaattaaatatcatcCCTGATCATTTTCAAGTTCCAACAGCAAGTATAGAATCTCCTGAGAGCAGAACATCATCTATTGCCGAACCTGGAACCGATCAATCTTCAAG GTCCTCGTGCCGTCAACGGACTCGAAGTAAATTAAGGACGGCTTTCATGTTGAACTTGTTTACTCCACAGCGGCTGTCATGGGGTTCCAGTACTGGAGGTCAGGAAAAG GTTGAGCTAACAGCTGCAGAATTAGAGTCACTTCGATCGGAGCTTGCTGATATAGCAGAGAGGGAAGCTCACTCGAAAGCTCA GTTGGAACATATTGATGAAGTTTTGCGGTCTGCTCGTCTATCTGGATATTTATACATTCGAACT AGATGGGCAACACTACCAGGAGAACCTCCACCTTTAGATGATACTGAAGTAGATGATTGGCTTCCTCGTTTTGTCGTTCTCCATGGAGcatgtatatttttatatttgttgtgtACAG ACCTAAGCCCCCAGGACTCAACCCTTCTATCTGATATTGTTGAGGTAAGGAGATTACCATGCTTTAAGCGAGAAGATGGTGAAATTCaatatgccttttgtattttaacTCGTCATGGATTGCGCTATGAGTGCTCAAGCAATTCTAAGATACAG GTGGCCTCTTGGTTATCAGCTTTACAAAGTGACTGCAAATTGGAATCTGATACATTTTGCAAAGCTGACTACAAACTGGAATCTGATACATCAGTTTCCAATGGTTCGATTGAGATGTAA
- the LOC114413454 gene encoding nucleoside diphosphate kinase 3-like — MASQVCKAASRAARSLLSASRASHGRAVGAATAVSLSCKVPLFYGKNGSGSGSASSSSSSWISGALALPAAAYMFQDQEVRAAELERTFIAIKPDGVQRGLISEIISRFERKGYKLVGIKVVIPSKEFAQKHYHDLKERPFFDGLCDFLSSGPVIAMVWEGQGVISYGRKLIGATDPQKSEPGTIRGDLAVVVGRNIIHGSDGPETAKDEIKLWFKPEELVSFTSNAEKWVYGVN, encoded by the exons ATGGCCTCACAGGTTTGCAAAGCTGCTTCCAGAGCCGCGAGGTCCCTTCTCTCCGCTTCCAGAGCCTCCC ATGGACGTGCGGTTGGGGCTGCTACGGCTGTTTCATTGAGCTGCAAAGTGCCTCTTTTCTACGGAAAGAACGGTTCTGGAAGTGGTTCcgcttcatcatcatcatcatcatggatTTCAGGAGCACTTGCTCTTCCTGCCGCAG CTTACATGTTCCAAGATCAGGAGGTGCGCGCAGCTGAG CTGGAGCGCACTTTCATTGCCATTAAGCCTGATGGAGTGCAGAGAGGGCTG ATTTCTGAGATTATATCTCGTTTTGAGCGGAAAGGGTACAAGCTTGTGGGGATTAAAGTAGTGATTCCTTCAAAGGAATTTGCCCAAAAGCACTATCACGACCTGAAAGAAAGACCCTTCTTCGATGGGCTGTGTGATTTCCTTAGCTCTGGCCCTGTTATTGCAATG GTGTGGGAAGGACAGGGAGTTATTTCCTATGGCCGAAAGCTAATTGGAGCCACAGATCCTCAGAAATCAGAACCTGGAACCATTAGGGGTGATcttgctgttgttgttggaaG AAATATCATTCATGGGAGTGATGGTCCTGAGACTGCCAAGGATGAGATTAAGTTGTGGTTTAAGCCAGAGGAGTTGGTTAGTTTCACTAGCAATGCAGAAAAGTGGGTTTATGGTGTCAACTGA